From the Chitinivibrionia bacterium genome, the window TAAGCTCAGAGATGTTAAACGCAAAATTGTTATTATTTGCAACAAAAAAGCGAGCGATAGAAATATCGTTCGCTTTTTTGTTGCGGCAATATGTATTTTCTGACAAGAAATAAGGAGGATATTACAATATGGGAAAACCGAAAATTCTCGTTGTTGACGACGACAAGCACATGCGCGGGTCGGTTGTCGAGTTTTTGGAATACAGCGAGCGATACGAAATCTTTGAGGCTATAAACGGACAAAACGCTCTCGAAATCATTGAGCGGGAAAAGTTTTCGGCAATCGTCAGCGACATAAAAATGCCTGTTATGGACGGTTTGCAATTATTAGATAACCTCGTAAAACAAGGTTGCGCAATTCCGTTTATAGTAATGACCGCTTTCGGCGACGTAAAAACAGCCGTGGACGCAATGAGCGTCGGCGCCTACTATTTCATAGAAAAAGGCAGCGACTCTTTCACCGACCGTTTAGAGGCAATACTGATACGCGCCGTAGAAAAAAACGATTTGGTTAAAGAAAACACCCGCCTGACAACCGAAAACGCCACGCTGAAAAGCGCGCTTAAAGGCAAATGGCAGTATATCGGAAAATCGTCGCAAATCAAAGAAATCCAAAAAACTATAGAAACAATAGCGTCAAGCAAATCGACAATTTTGGTAACGGGCGAATCGGGAACGGGTAAAGAAATGATTGCAAAGTCAATTCACGCAATGAGCAATCGCGCAGGCGGACCGTTTGTTAAGGTGAATTGCGCGGCGCTCCCCGAAAGTTTAATAGAAAGCGAACTCTTCGGACACGAAAAAGGCGCGTTCACAGGCGCGCTCAAAACTCGTCTGGGAAAATTTGAACTCGCAAACGGCGGAACTCTGCTTTTAGACGAAATCGGAGAAATGCCGCTTGGCGTGCAGTCAAAATTATTGCGCGTTTTGCAAGAAAGAGAAGTCGATAAAATCGGCGGCGACGCTCCCGTTTCGGTTGACATTCGCCTGATAGTCACAACAAACCGCGACTTGCAGAAAGAAGTCCAAAACGGAACTTTCCGCGAGGATTTGTATTATCGTCTGAATGTTTTTCATTTTGAATTGCCGCCTCTGCGCGAAAGAAAAGACGACCTGCCCGACCTGATAACCCATTTTATAGGCAAATACAACGAAGAAAACGGCTTTGATGTTTCGAGCGTATCAGCGGGAGCGTCCGAGGCGTTGAAAAAATACGACTTCCCCGGAAATATTCGCGAACTCGAAAACATCATTGAGCGCGCAGTCGTTCTCACGGCAAACGGAGAATTAAGCGAGAGCTCGCTTCGTCTCGGCAAAGCAAGAGAAATTCCCGTAGAAATACAAAAAGGTCTCACCGCAGGAAAAACGGTAGCTCAAGTCGAAAAAGAGTTGATTTACGCTACTCTCGAGCATTGCAACAACAACAAAACCCAAGCGGCGGAGATGATGGATATTTCGGTAAGAACATTAAGGAATAAACTGAAAGAATACGGAGATATTTCGGCGGAGGAGTGAGAGGTGTTTTGTAGGGGCGTATTGCATACGCCCGATTTCTGTCGGCGATTTGGGCGTATGCAATACGCCCCTACGGAAAAATCTTTCGCCCCATTTTATATTCTTACGTTCTGAACAAAACAGGAAACCGCTTACTATTTGCTTTCGGCTTTCCGCCTTTATCAAAGCGTTTGTTTTTCCAATCGTCAAAATCTTTTACTTTCTCGGCGGATTTTACGCCTTTTCCCGCTCCCGATTTTACAGGTTTGTCGTATTTGTCAAACTTGTCAAACTTTTCGCGTTTATCGTATTTTGCGGTTTTGGCGGCGGGTTTTGCGCCGCGATCGCCTTTTTCGTTCTTTGTAAACGAGTTGTTTTTACCAGCCGATTTTCCGTATCCGTGATCTTCAAATTCTTTTCGGCGGCGACGTCCTTGTATCAATTCTCTTTCGCCGCGCTCTTTTTCTTTTTTCGGCTTTACGGGCGTTATTTCGTGATAATTTTCTTCATCAAATTTTTCGCCGTAAGCCGCTGAAATAAGAGCGGAAACCAATTTTTCAGGACTGTAATGCAAAAGCAGTTCTTTTGCCCATTCGTCAAAATTCTGCGTATCTTCATCGCCAAACAGCTCCTTTATTTCTTCTGAAATTTTGCGTTTTTGCTCCGCCATAATTTCGGAAACGGTCGGCACTTCTTTCTTTTTTATGTCTGCTTTTGTTATTTGCTTCAAGAAGCCTAATTTGCGGAATTCACTCGGAGTAACAAAAGTAATCGCCGTGCCTTTGTGCCCAGCGCGCCCCGTTCTTCCAATTCTGTGGACGTATGCTTCGGGATTTTGCGGAAGCGAGTAATTTATCACGTGAGTCAAATCGGTAATGTCAATTCCCCTTGCCGCAACGTCGGTTGCAATAAGGACGTTTATTACTTTTTTGCGGAATTTGGTCAAAATTCTTTCGCGCAAAAACTGTGTAATGTCGCCGTGAAGCGCGTCCGCCGAATATCCGCGGTCAGCCAAACGCGCGGCGATTTCGTCCGCTTCAACTTTGGTGCGGCAGAAAACTATCGCGTAAAAATCGTCCGCCATATCAATTATTCTGCAAAGCGCCTCAAATCTGTCGCGCTCAAAAACCTCAAAATAAATCTGGTCGGTCAAATTCGTGGTTAATTGCGTTTGCGTTTTGAGCGTTATAGGCTCTTTAAGATAGGTATCCGCCAAATCGCGAATACGCTTTGGCATTGTCGCCGAAAACAAAAGCATTCTTTTTTTCGGGTTTGACACCGAAATTATTTTTTCTATGTCGTCGATAAAGCCCATATTAAGCATTTCGTCCGCTTCGTCCATAACAAGCGCCGTAATTTTCGACAAATCAAGCGTTTCTCTCTCGATGTGGTCTAAAACCCGCCCCGGTGTACCGACTACTATGTCTATGCCGCTTTTGAGCTGAGAAATTTGTCTGTCATAAGATTGTCCGCCGTAAATCGGAACAATTTTAAGCGGATTTTCGCCTTTAAGCGAGTTTAATTCCTCGCAAATTTGAACGACCAATTCGCGCGTCGGGGCAATAATTAACGCCTTAACGCCTTTTTTTGACGGGTCTATAAGTTCTACGAGCGGCAAACCGAACGCCGCCGTTTTCCCTGTTCCTGTTTGTGCCTGCGCGACAATATCTTCTTTTCCCGAAAGCATTGCGGGTATTGTCAATTCCTGAATTTGAGTAGGCTCTTCAAAGCCCTTTTGGGTAATTGCTTTTAACGTCCTGTCGGACAGACCGAGTTCTGAAAACTGTTTCATTTTATCCTTTTGATGGGGTATTTAATGGGGAATATACGTTTTCGCAAGGACGATAATGTTATTTTTCTTTGATTTTTTGGTATTTCATTAAAAAAAGTAAGGGCAGGTTTAAAACCTGCCCTGTAGGGGCGTATTGCATACGCCCGATTTTTGTCGTCGGTTATTTTGGGCGTATGCAATACGCCCCTACGCCATTCTATTCTACTGTCGCTTTTGCAAAAGGTTTGTATTCTCTCGCGCCACCTTGGAATTCTATGTGTTTATAAAACTCAACGAAAGTCAAACGAAGCGGGTGAACAAACGAGCCGAGCGCCGCAAGTCCGAAGTTTAACAAATGCCCTA encodes:
- a CDS encoding sigma-54 dependent transcriptional regulator, with the protein product MGKPKILVVDDDKHMRGSVVEFLEYSERYEIFEAINGQNALEIIEREKFSAIVSDIKMPVMDGLQLLDNLVKQGCAIPFIVMTAFGDVKTAVDAMSVGAYYFIEKGSDSFTDRLEAILIRAVEKNDLVKENTRLTTENATLKSALKGKWQYIGKSSQIKEIQKTIETIASSKSTILVTGESGTGKEMIAKSIHAMSNRAGGPFVKVNCAALPESLIESELFGHEKGAFTGALKTRLGKFELANGGTLLLDEIGEMPLGVQSKLLRVLQEREVDKIGGDAPVSVDIRLIVTTNRDLQKEVQNGTFREDLYYRLNVFHFELPPLRERKDDLPDLITHFIGKYNEENGFDVSSVSAGASEALKKYDFPGNIRELENIIERAVVLTANGELSESSLRLGKAREIPVEIQKGLTAGKTVAQVEKELIYATLEHCNNNKTQAAEMMDISVRTLRNKLKEYGDISAEE
- a CDS encoding DEAD/DEAH box helicase, with amino-acid sequence MKQFSELGLSDRTLKAITQKGFEEPTQIQELTIPAMLSGKEDIVAQAQTGTGKTAAFGLPLVELIDPSKKGVKALIIAPTRELVVQICEELNSLKGENPLKIVPIYGGQSYDRQISQLKSGIDIVVGTPGRVLDHIERETLDLSKITALVMDEADEMLNMGFIDDIEKIISVSNPKKRMLLFSATMPKRIRDLADTYLKEPITLKTQTQLTTNLTDQIYFEVFERDRFEALCRIIDMADDFYAIVFCRTKVEADEIAARLADRGYSADALHGDITQFLRERILTKFRKKVINVLIATDVAARGIDITDLTHVINYSLPQNPEAYVHRIGRTGRAGHKGTAITFVTPSEFRKLGFLKQITKADIKKKEVPTVSEIMAEQKRKISEEIKELFGDEDTQNFDEWAKELLLHYSPEKLVSALISAAYGEKFDEENYHEITPVKPKKEKERGERELIQGRRRRKEFEDHGYGKSAGKNNSFTKNEKGDRGAKPAAKTAKYDKREKFDKFDKYDKPVKSGAGKGVKSAEKVKDFDDWKNKRFDKGGKPKANSKRFPVLFRT